The Aurantiacibacter arachoides genome window below encodes:
- a CDS encoding TPM domain-containing protein, which produces MSRLLAMLGALMLLAFAQGASAQRYDLPPVPECPVYDGANILSAETEATLDERLRDYNRETGNAIIVATVPSLDGAEIEPYATALYADWGIGGAQRDTGLLLLVAPNEKRVRIEVGYGLHPWFGGIMGGRVINDVITPRFKAGDFDGGVTQGVDAILAHLATSPEDAVAIEEAAQAAAEQERQSDGGFPIGTLIWFGFIAFFFILPMLRGGGRGRRRRYGVGSAVGDIVLWEAGKAIARGFDGDGGGFGGGGFGGGGGFGGGGGGGFGGFGGGMSGGGGASGGW; this is translated from the coding sequence ATGAGCAGGCTATTAGCCATGCTCGGCGCGCTGATGCTGCTGGCGTTCGCCCAAGGCGCGTCGGCACAGCGGTACGACCTGCCGCCGGTGCCGGAATGCCCGGTCTATGACGGGGCGAACATCCTCTCGGCCGAGACCGAGGCGACGCTCGATGAGCGGCTTCGCGACTACAACCGCGAGACGGGCAATGCCATCATCGTCGCCACGGTGCCCTCGCTGGATGGCGCGGAGATCGAGCCCTATGCCACCGCGCTTTATGCCGACTGGGGCATTGGCGGGGCGCAGCGCGATACCGGATTGCTGCTGCTCGTTGCACCTAACGAAAAGCGGGTACGTATCGAGGTTGGCTACGGTCTCCATCCGTGGTTCGGCGGCATCATGGGCGGGCGCGTCATCAACGACGTCATCACGCCGCGCTTCAAGGCGGGCGACTTCGATGGTGGGGTGACGCAGGGCGTCGACGCCATCCTCGCCCATCTCGCCACCAGTCCCGAGGACGCCGTTGCCATCGAGGAAGCGGCGCAGGCCGCTGCCGAGCAGGAACGGCAGTCCGACGGCGGCTTCCCCATCGGCACGCTGATCTGGTTCGGCTTCATCGCCTTTTTCTTCATCCTGCCTATGCTGCGCGGGGGCGGTCGCGGACGGCGGCGGCGGTATGGCGTTGGCAGCGCGGTGGGCGACATCGTGCTGTGGGAAGCGGGCAAGGCCATTGCCCGCGGGTTCGACGGTGACGGCGGTGGTTTTGGGGGCGGCGGCTTCGGCGGTGGCGGAGGCTTTGGCGGCGGCGGGGGCGGCGGTTTCGGCGGCTTTGGCGGCGGCATGTCAGGGGGCGGTGGCGCCTCGGGGGGCTGGTAG
- a CDS encoding PilZ domain-containing protein: protein MLAGKGQARSDARTTAMLQGRMRDAGGTYPVRVGDISAKGMLVVSERPPARGTIVDILVNGHHVAGQVRWVSGRRFGVRTNDRIDVAALVAGRRASKHVAGRKIEAANDPGEWSTGKQVLAYGLLGITALATAYLLVTYLVF, encoded by the coding sequence ATGCTAGCCGGTAAAGGCCAGGCGCGCAGCGATGCGCGCACCACCGCGATGTTGCAGGGCCGCATGCGCGATGCCGGCGGCACCTATCCGGTGCGCGTGGGCGACATATCGGCCAAGGGCATGCTGGTGGTGAGCGAACGGCCGCCGGCGCGCGGCACAATCGTGGATATCCTCGTCAACGGGCACCACGTGGCGGGGCAGGTGCGCTGGGTCAGCGGCCGGCGCTTCGGCGTGCGCACCAATGACCGGATCGACGTCGCCGCGCTGGTGGCTGGACGGCGCGCCAGCAAGCACGTGGCGGGCCGGAAGATCGAAGCCGCCAACGATCCCGGGGAATGGTCCACCGGCAAGCAGGTGCTCGCCTACGGCCTGCTGGGCATCACCGCGCTGGCCACCGCCTATCTGCTGGTAACCTACCTCGTATTCTGA
- the mscL gene encoding large conductance mechanosensitive channel protein MscL yields the protein MFKEFKKFIARGNVIDLAVGVVIGAAFSGIVTQLTDGVIMPLIGAIFGDIDFSNWFIRLGDVPAGYEGSLTNYEQLKEAGVAMIGYGALMTAVINFLIVAFALFLLVRSVNKVTEEMQRKAAQTEDSSTNDDVPTNPELDVLKKILAELRRDGVVADTARPTGETPLR from the coding sequence ATGTTCAAGGAATTCAAGAAATTCATCGCGCGCGGCAACGTGATCGATCTGGCCGTGGGCGTGGTAATCGGCGCGGCCTTCAGCGGCATCGTCACCCAGTTGACCGATGGGGTGATCATGCCGCTCATCGGTGCGATCTTCGGCGATATCGACTTCTCCAACTGGTTCATCCGGCTGGGCGACGTTCCCGCGGGATACGAAGGATCGCTGACGAATTACGAACAGTTGAAAGAAGCGGGCGTGGCGATGATCGGCTACGGCGCGCTGATGACCGCGGTCATAAATTTCCTCATCGTCGCCTTTGCGCTTTTCCTGCTTGTGCGCAGTGTCAACAAGGTGACCGAGGAAATGCAGCGCAAGGCCGCACAGACCGAGGACAGCTCGACCAACGACGACGTGCCCACCAATCCCGAGCTCGACGTGCTGAAGAAAATCCTGGCGGAACTGCGCCGTGATGGCGTGGTCGCAGATACCGCCCGGCCAACGGGTGAGACACCGCTGCGCTGA
- the pdxA gene encoding 4-hydroxythreonine-4-phosphate dehydrogenase PdxA has protein sequence MTHPAPLAVTIGDPAGIGPEIIAEVEARREALALPAFVVVGNVGAARAGEPDRTSAAIALDALQRGVALVLNGECSGIVTGPVAKSGIAAIDPAFVGQTEFLADACGLSREDAVMMLAGPSLRTVPMTVHCALADVPSRLSQDLIVRRVRIVARALQTDFGIAAPRVAVAGLNPHAGENGRMGREEIEIIAPAIAQLRAEGIDATGPHPADTLYAPHKRGTYDVAVAMYHDQALVPLKALDFDEGVNVTLGLPIVRTSPDHGTAFDIAGQGVARADAMIAAIRMAADMVTRRSMA, from the coding sequence GTGACTCACCCGGCCCCGCTCGCGGTCACCATCGGCGACCCGGCGGGGATCGGTCCGGAAATCATCGCAGAGGTCGAGGCCCGCCGCGAGGCGTTGGCCCTGCCTGCCTTCGTGGTGGTGGGCAATGTCGGCGCCGCCCGCGCGGGCGAACCGGACCGCACCAGCGCCGCGATTGCGCTCGACGCCTTGCAACGCGGAGTGGCGCTGGTGTTGAACGGCGAATGCAGCGGCATCGTGACCGGTCCGGTCGCCAAGTCGGGGATTGCCGCGATCGACCCGGCCTTCGTCGGCCAGACCGAGTTCCTTGCCGATGCCTGCGGCCTTTCTCGCGAGGATGCTGTGATGATGCTGGCCGGGCCTTCGCTCCGCACCGTGCCGATGACGGTCCACTGCGCGCTGGCCGATGTCCCCTCGCGGCTGTCGCAGGATTTGATCGTGCGCCGCGTGCGCATCGTCGCCCGCGCGTTGCAGACCGATTTCGGCATCGCGGCTCCTCGCGTGGCGGTGGCTGGCCTCAACCCCCATGCTGGCGAGAACGGCCGCATGGGGCGCGAGGAGATCGAGATCATCGCACCCGCCATCGCGCAGCTGCGCGCCGAGGGGATCGACGCGACCGGCCCGCATCCTGCCGATACGCTCTACGCCCCGCACAAGCGCGGCACCTACGATGTCGCCGTGGCCATGTATCACGATCAGGCGCTGGTGCCGTTGAAGGCGCTCGACTTCGATGAGGGCGTGAACGTCACCCTCGGCCTGCCGATCGTGCGCACCAGCCCCGACCACGGCACCGCCTTCGACATTGCCGGCCAGGGCGTGGCCCGCGCCGATGCGATGATCGCGGCGATCCGCATGGCGGCAGACATGGTGACGCGGCGGAGCATGGCATGA
- the rsmA gene encoding 16S rRNA (adenine(1518)-N(6)/adenine(1519)-N(6))-dimethyltransferase RsmA: MTVLPPLREVIAAHGLSASKALGQNFLFDEQLLDRIAAIPGDLEGKAVLEIGPGPGGLTRALLRAGARVTAIERDARCIPALAELQEAFPGKLRVVEDDALAIDHAALMGEPFAVVANLPYNIGTLLFTRWLSTGAWPPAWTSLTLMFQQEVARRIVASPGSAEYGRLSVLAQWRSRAKLAMKVHRSAFTPPPKVMSAIVHVTPDAAPEGVRAATLERLTEAAFGQRRKMLRQSLKGLEGALDALAVLGIDPTLRAETLSVEQFVGIARTLDQNTR; encoded by the coding sequence ATGACCGTGCTGCCCCCCCTTCGCGAAGTCATCGCCGCGCATGGCCTGTCCGCCTCGAAGGCGCTGGGCCAGAATTTCCTGTTCGACGAGCAGTTGCTGGACCGCATCGCCGCCATCCCCGGCGATCTTGAGGGCAAGGCGGTGCTGGAAATCGGTCCGGGCCCCGGCGGCCTTACCCGCGCCCTGCTGCGGGCCGGCGCCCGCGTCACCGCGATCGAGCGCGATGCGCGGTGCATCCCGGCGCTGGCCGAACTGCAGGAGGCCTTTCCCGGCAAGCTGCGCGTGGTGGAGGACGATGCCCTGGCCATCGACCATGCCGCCCTGATGGGAGAGCCCTTCGCGGTCGTCGCCAACCTGCCCTACAACATCGGCACCCTGCTCTTTACCCGCTGGCTTTCAACGGGCGCATGGCCACCTGCCTGGACCAGCCTGACGCTGATGTTCCAGCAGGAGGTTGCCCGGCGCATCGTCGCCAGCCCCGGTTCGGCGGAATACGGGCGGCTGTCGGTGCTGGCGCAGTGGCGATCGCGGGCAAAGCTGGCGATGAAGGTTCACCGCAGCGCCTTTACCCCGCCGCCCAAGGTGATGAGCGCCATCGTTCACGTCACCCCTGACGCTGCGCCCGAAGGTGTCAGGGCCGCTACGCTGGAACGATTGACAGAGGCCGCGTTCGGCCAGCGCCGCAAGATGCTGCGGCAAAGCCTGAAGGGTCTTGAAGGCGCGCTCGATGCGCTGGCTGTGCTGGGGATCGATCCCACGCTGCGGGCGGAAACGCTGTCGGTCGAGCAGTTCGTGGGAATCGCGCGCACGCTCGATCAGAATACGAGGTAG
- a CDS encoding hydrolase, which yields MKQLDPAEAAIAHRVDQARMLDNTQAWAAINTGTGNLDGLAALAGLLADTFASLPGEVTLRDPAPVTAIAPDGREVDRPHGRHLVLSVRPQADRRFLLTGHMDTVYPADHPFQTLTWLDEDTLNGPGTADMKAGLAVIHEALTTFETSAAAARVGYDVMINSDEETGSLASAALIDELARGKVAALTYEPSALPDGTLAHARGGSGNYAVTFGGRSAHAGRNPQDGRNALVAAADCALRLKAMQHADLPINPARIDGGAANNVVPDHAVLRFNIRPKSTEAADRFANDLKAMLADLEGAHEVSVHCQGGISRPPKPVDASAQRLFDLVRASGAALGQAIGWQPSGGVCDGNNIAANHVPVVDTMGVRGGAIHSPDEYMIVPSLIERAQLSAVVLHRLAMGDAL from the coding sequence ATGAAACAACTCGACCCCGCCGAAGCCGCCATCGCCCACCGCGTCGATCAGGCGCGCATGCTCGACAACACGCAGGCCTGGGCAGCGATCAACACCGGCACCGGCAATCTGGACGGTCTGGCGGCCCTTGCCGGGCTGCTGGCAGACACCTTTGCATCGCTGCCGGGGGAGGTCACCCTGCGCGATCCCGCCCCCGTCACGGCAATCGCACCGGACGGGCGCGAGGTGGACCGCCCGCACGGGCGCCATCTGGTGCTGTCGGTCCGGCCACAGGCAGACCGGCGCTTCCTGCTGACCGGGCACATGGACACCGTCTATCCCGCGGACCATCCCTTCCAGACGCTCACCTGGCTGGACGAGGACACGCTGAACGGACCCGGCACCGCCGACATGAAGGCAGGGCTGGCGGTCATCCATGAGGCGTTGACGACGTTCGAGACGTCCGCTGCCGCTGCGCGGGTCGGCTACGACGTGATGATCAATTCGGACGAGGAGACCGGCTCGCTCGCCTCCGCCGCGCTGATCGATGAACTGGCGCGCGGCAAGGTCGCCGCACTCACCTACGAACCCAGTGCCCTGCCCGATGGCACGCTAGCCCACGCCCGCGGGGGCAGCGGGAACTACGCGGTCACCTTTGGCGGCCGTTCCGCCCACGCCGGGCGCAATCCGCAGGACGGGCGCAATGCCCTCGTCGCCGCGGCCGACTGCGCGCTGCGGCTGAAGGCGATGCAGCACGCCGACCTGCCCATAAATCCTGCAAGGATCGACGGCGGCGCGGCAAACAACGTCGTGCCCGACCATGCCGTGCTGCGCTTCAACATCCGCCCCAAATCGACCGAGGCCGCCGATCGTTTCGCGAACGATCTCAAGGCCATGCTTGCCGATCTGGAGGGCGCGCACGAGGTTTCCGTTCATTGCCAAGGCGGCATTTCTCGCCCGCCCAAGCCCGTCGATGCCTCGGCGCAGAGGTTGTTCGACCTCGTCCGCGCAAGCGGCGCCGCGCTTGGCCAGGCGATCGGCTGGCAACCGAGTGGCGGCGTGTGCGATGGCAACAACATCGCCGCCAACCACGTGCCGGTGGTGGACACCATGGGCGTGCGCGGCGGCGCGATCCATTCGCCCGACGAATACATGATCGTTCCCTCCCTGATCGAGCGGGCGCAGCTGTCCGCCGTGGTTCTCCACCGCCTCGCCATGGGAGACGCGCTGTGA
- a CDS encoding NUDIX hydrolase encodes MSAPDSSPPLEAVLPEETCWEGRFIVAKRRGKWEYASRARNIRAAVILAVDEGDVLLVEQFRVPLGKRCLELPAGLIGDDDGGAHDDPLSAAKRELAEETGYAADHWEDVGEFCSSPGMVAESFTLVKASGLAQIGSGGGIDGEDITVHRVRLADVARTVADFRAGGGAIDAKVLLLLAPGLLGA; translated from the coding sequence ATGAGCGCGCCCGATTCATCCCCGCCCCTCGAAGCCGTTTTGCCCGAAGAGACCTGTTGGGAAGGCCGCTTCATCGTCGCCAAGCGGCGCGGCAAGTGGGAATACGCCAGTCGCGCGCGCAATATTCGCGCCGCTGTGATCCTGGCGGTGGACGAGGGGGACGTGTTGCTGGTGGAACAGTTCCGCGTGCCGCTGGGCAAGCGCTGCCTCGAATTGCCTGCCGGCCTCATCGGTGACGATGACGGCGGCGCGCATGACGACCCGCTCTCCGCCGCGAAACGCGAACTGGCGGAGGAAACGGGCTACGCCGCCGATCACTGGGAAGACGTGGGCGAGTTCTGTTCCTCCCCCGGCATGGTCGCCGAAAGCTTCACGCTGGTAAAGGCCAGCGGTCTCGCGCAGATCGGCAGCGGCGGCGGCATCGACGGCGAGGACATCACCGTCCACCGGGTTCGACTGGCCGACGTCGCGCGCACGGTCGCCGATTTCCGCGCGGGCGGCGGCGCGATAGACGCCAAGGTGCTGTTGTTGCTCGCACCGGGACTG
- a CDS encoding LemA family protein yields the protein MFKRLAQLATLAIGSLALASCGINSVPEKEEAARAQWGNVESALQRRADIIPNLVSTVQAAAVSEQNILTGVIEARSRATSINITTDDLSNPEEFQRFQDAQNQLTQALGQLRTIVEAYPDLQSNARFADLMVEIEQSNNMINTEVGRYNEAARDYNTEIRTFPSTIGANVIHGSEPMEYFEAAEGASENPEVEFNSINPAGGNARAPAATNDNMTGDRAAAAN from the coding sequence ATGTTCAAACGTCTTGCCCAGCTCGCAACCCTCGCCATCGGCAGCCTTGCACTTGCCTCCTGCGGGATCAATTCCGTGCCCGAAAAGGAAGAGGCCGCCAGGGCGCAGTGGGGCAACGTCGAATCGGCGCTGCAACGCCGTGCGGACATCATCCCCAACCTGGTGTCCACCGTGCAGGCCGCCGCGGTATCCGAACAGAACATCCTCACCGGCGTGATCGAGGCGCGTTCGCGCGCCACCTCGATCAACATCACCACCGATGACCTGTCGAACCCCGAGGAATTCCAGCGTTTCCAGGATGCGCAGAACCAGCTGACGCAGGCGCTCGGCCAGTTGCGCACCATCGTGGAGGCCTATCCCGACCTGCAGAGCAACGCCCGCTTCGCGGACCTGATGGTCGAGATCGAACAGTCGAACAACATGATCAACACCGAGGTCGGCCGCTACAACGAGGCGGCGCGCGACTATAACACGGAAATCCGCACCTTCCCCTCTACCATCGGCGCCAACGTGATCCACGGGTCAGAGCCGATGGAGTATTTCGAAGCCGCCGAGGGCGCGAGCGAGAACCCGGAGGTCGAGTTCAACAGCATCAATCCGGCCGGCGGCAACGCCCGGGCCCCTGCCGCCACCAACGACAACATGACCGGGGACCGCGCCGCGGCCGCGAATTGA
- a CDS encoding TPM domain-containing protein: MGYLTEAQHRIVSEAVAEAEMTTSGEIVPVIADRSDGYTDVVLVWAAALAFTGMSLFAAFPEVFLGMVDALSGGWGSDHGAGEIVAWAVGLGLLIFVVTWLLLSWPPLRFVFVPGPVKRQRVFERAVRHFKVGAEGRTRGKTGVLIYLSMREHRAEIVADDSITDKVPAEVWGEAMADMLAEVRQGRVSEGIAAGVRDVGKVLSPHFPRGGDDQNELPDRLIEV; this comes from the coding sequence ATGGGCTATCTGACAGAAGCGCAGCACCGGATCGTTTCCGAGGCGGTCGCCGAGGCCGAGATGACGACCAGCGGCGAGATCGTGCCGGTTATCGCCGATCGTTCGGATGGCTACACCGATGTCGTGCTGGTTTGGGCGGCGGCGCTGGCCTTTACCGGCATGAGCCTGTTCGCCGCCTTTCCCGAGGTGTTCCTGGGCATGGTCGACGCGCTTTCCGGCGGCTGGGGCAGCGACCACGGCGCGGGTGAGATCGTCGCATGGGCGGTTGGCCTGGGCCTGCTGATTTTCGTCGTCACCTGGCTGCTGCTGAGCTGGCCGCCCTTGCGCTTCGTGTTCGTGCCCGGCCCGGTCAAGCGCCAGCGCGTGTTCGAGCGCGCGGTGCGGCATTTCAAGGTCGGCGCAGAAGGGCGCACGCGGGGCAAGACCGGCGTCCTGATCTACCTTTCCATGCGCGAACACCGTGCCGAGATCGTGGCCGACGATTCCATCACCGACAAGGTCCCCGCCGAAGTCTGGGGGGAGGCGATGGCGGACATGCTGGCCGAGGTGCGCCAGGGCCGCGTGTCGGAAGGGATCGCCGCAGGCGTGCGCGACGTCGGCAAGGTGCTGAGCCCCCATTTTCCGCGCGGCGGAGACGACCAGAACGAACTGCCCGATCGCTTGATCGAGGTCTGA
- a CDS encoding N-succinylarginine dihydrolase, with product MTALQEINFDGIVGPSHNYAGLSLGNLAATKNAGATAYPRAAALQGLAKMRRNMAAGLAQGFFVPLPRPDAGWLEALAVDDATDPALVAGAWSASSMWTANAATVSPAPDTADGRCHLTVANLVTMPHRSHEWADTLAQLRLAFADQARFAVHGPVPPTFGDEGAANHMRLAPAHGEPGLEVFVYGRPGGRFPARQHEQASRIVARRHGLDPARSLFVEQSGEAIAAGAFHNDVVAVANESVLFCHAQAFADPAGTYAAIQARCPGAQVVEVPASAVSLGDAIASYLFNAQLLTPPSGEMTLVVPEECRENGAVWTWLQAMLAGNGPIRHVEMVDVRQSMANGGGPACLRLRVVADPATVDPRFMLDEAKAALIEEVIAAHWPESIAIAQIGDPALAQAVRSARTALLDALDLAQLA from the coding sequence ATGACCGCGCTTCAGGAAATCAATTTCGACGGCATCGTCGGGCCGAGCCACAACTACGCCGGCCTCAGCCTGGGCAACCTCGCCGCGACGAAGAACGCGGGCGCCACCGCCTACCCCCGCGCCGCCGCCTTGCAGGGCCTCGCCAAGATGCGTCGCAACATGGCGGCAGGGCTGGCGCAGGGCTTTTTCGTCCCACTGCCCCGCCCCGACGCGGGCTGGCTGGAAGCGCTGGCGGTGGACGATGCGACCGATCCCGCGCTGGTGGCAGGCGCATGGTCGGCATCCAGCATGTGGACCGCCAATGCCGCCACGGTCTCCCCCGCGCCCGATACCGCAGACGGGCGCTGCCACCTTACCGTGGCCAACCTGGTGACCATGCCGCACCGCAGCCACGAATGGGCCGATACGCTGGCCCAGTTGCGCCTCGCCTTTGCCGACCAGGCACGTTTCGCCGTCCACGGCCCCGTTCCGCCGACATTCGGGGACGAGGGCGCGGCCAATCACATGCGCCTTGCCCCCGCGCACGGCGAGCCGGGGCTGGAGGTGTTCGTCTATGGCCGGCCCGGCGGGCGCTTTCCCGCCCGCCAGCACGAACAGGCCAGTCGCATCGTCGCCCGCCGTCACGGCCTGGACCCCGCGCGCTCCCTGTTCGTGGAGCAATCGGGCGAGGCCATTGCCGCGGGCGCCTTTCACAACGACGTCGTCGCCGTGGCCAATGAGAGCGTGCTGTTCTGCCACGCGCAGGCCTTTGCCGATCCGGCAGGCACCTACGCCGCGATCCAGGCCCGCTGTCCGGGAGCGCAGGTGGTGGAGGTGCCGGCCAGCGCGGTAAGCCTTGGCGATGCCATCGCGTCCTACCTCTTCAACGCGCAGCTGCTCACCCCCCCGTCGGGCGAGATGACGCTGGTGGTGCCGGAAGAGTGCCGGGAGAACGGCGCGGTCTGGACCTGGTTGCAAGCCATGCTGGCAGGCAACGGTCCCATCCGTCATGTCGAGATGGTCGACGTGCGCCAGTCGATGGCCAACGGCGGCGGGCCTGCCTGTCTGCGCCTGCGCGTGGTGGCCGATCCTGCAACCGTGGACCCGCGCTTCATGCTGGACGAAGCCAAGGCTGCCCTGATCGAGGAGGTGATCGCCGCGCACTGGCCAGAGAGCATCGCGATCGCGCAGATCGGCGATCCCGCGCTGGCGCAGGCGGTGCGATCGGCCCGCACCGCGCTGCTCGATGCACTGGATCTCGCCCAACTCGCCTGA
- a CDS encoding arginine N-succinyltransferase produces the protein MPGPTHVMRAATLDDLQPLYEMAKLTGGGFTNLPPDRNSLARKLERSDAAFARTGDDIVPETFVLVLENVETGAVRGTCQVFTAVGQAAPFYSYRITTLTQHSQELDRIVTAEMLSLTNDLGGCSEVGGLFLHPGERAGGLGLLLARSRYLFIAAHRQRFGARILAELRGIIDERGGSPFWDAIGGKFFGMTFQEADEFNAVHGNQFIADLMPKHPVYIAMLDEAAKRVIGLPHPSGRAAMRMLENEGFSYQNYVDIFDGGPTMLAATDRVKSIAGAQCATLDGIELPKGEKALLATGTMADFRCCYGARELRGTGLAIDARAADVLRVGNGDTVWGVAR, from the coding sequence ATGCCCGGACCCACCCACGTGATGCGCGCCGCCACGCTGGACGACCTCCAGCCGCTTTACGAGATGGCCAAGCTGACCGGCGGCGGATTCACCAACCTGCCGCCCGATCGCAACTCCCTTGCCCGCAAGCTGGAACGGTCCGACGCCGCCTTTGCCCGCACGGGTGATGACATCGTCCCCGAAACGTTCGTGCTGGTGCTCGAGAACGTCGAGACGGGGGCCGTTCGCGGCACCTGCCAGGTGTTCACCGCGGTGGGGCAGGCAGCGCCGTTCTACTCCTACCGCATCACCACGCTCACCCAGCATTCGCAGGAGCTGGACCGCATCGTCACCGCCGAAATGCTCAGCCTGACGAATGACCTTGGCGGGTGCAGCGAAGTAGGCGGGTTGTTCCTGCATCCGGGCGAGCGCGCGGGCGGGCTAGGCCTGTTGCTCGCGCGCAGCCGCTATCTGTTCATCGCCGCGCATCGCCAGCGGTTCGGCGCGCGTATCCTGGCCGAACTTCGCGGCATTATCGACGAGCGCGGTGGTTCGCCGTTCTGGGACGCGATCGGCGGCAAGTTCTTCGGGATGACGTTTCAGGAGGCGGACGAGTTCAATGCCGTCCACGGCAACCAGTTCATCGCCGATCTGATGCCCAAGCATCCGGTCTACATCGCCATGCTGGACGAGGCGGCAAAAAGGGTGATCGGCCTGCCCCACCCCAGTGGCCGTGCGGCCATGCGGATGCTGGAGAACGAGGGCTTCAGCTACCAGAACTACGTCGACATCTTCGACGGCGGGCCGACCATGCTGGCCGCGACCGACCGGGTGAAATCCATCGCCGGCGCGCAGTGTGCCACGCTGGACGGCATCGAACTGCCGAAGGGCGAAAAGGCCCTTCTGGCGACCGGCACCATGGCTGACTTTCGCTGCTGCTATGGCGCGCGCGAACTGCGCGGAACGGGCCTTGCCATCGATGCGCGGGCGGCGGACGTGCTGCGTGTGGGCAACGGCGATACGGTCTGGGGTGTGGCGCGATGA